The Microbulbifer hydrolyticus genome has a segment encoding these proteins:
- the rnhA gene encoding ribonuclease HI → MKQVTIYTDGACRGNPGPGGWGALLMSGDAEKELCGGEAMTTNNRMELMAAIEALGALNQRCHVDLHTDSQYVRQGITGWIHNWKRNGWKTASKKPVKNADLWQALDDAITNHEVQWHWVKGHAGNPGNERADALANRGIDELGE, encoded by the coding sequence TTGAAACAAGTTACCATTTATACCGATGGCGCCTGCCGCGGAAACCCGGGCCCGGGGGGCTGGGGAGCATTGCTGATGAGCGGTGATGCAGAAAAAGAGCTATGCGGTGGCGAGGCCATGACCACCAACAATCGCATGGAGCTGATGGCTGCAATCGAGGCTCTTGGCGCACTCAATCAGCGCTGCCATGTGGATCTGCATACAGACTCGCAGTATGTACGCCAGGGGATCACTGGCTGGATCCATAACTGGAAGCGCAACGGCTGGAAAACCGCCAGTAAAAAGCCGGTAAAGAATGCCGATCTCTGGCAGGCTCTGGATGACGCGATTACCAATCACGAGGTGCAGTGGCACTGGGTAAAGGGGCACGCCGGTAATCCGGGTAATGAACGCGCGGACGCCCTGGCAAACCGCGGTATTGATGAGTTGGGGGAGTAA
- the nudC gene encoding NAD(+) diphosphatase: MTDFSPAGSVLPHPEFQWHIVVSGGEVLCSPRGPLHRSLPVQLPAGPSPSVTDMSASHYLGEWCGAACGVHHLPMRVDIPGCEWRGLRSLLGAVDEPLFFLVGRAMQVANWDLDHRFCGRCGIQTVYHSRDRARVCTHCSLAVYPRISPCVIMLVTRGDECLLARHTRHPHALYTALAGFIEPGESAEQALAREVREEVGLETGAVRYIGSQSWPFPGQLMIGYLAEVAGGALVPDQEEISEARWFNRSEIPQAIPPAETLSGQLIRTFIEMG; this comes from the coding sequence ATGACAGATTTCAGTCCGGCCGGTAGTGTGCTGCCGCACCCGGAATTTCAGTGGCATATCGTCGTCTCCGGTGGTGAGGTACTGTGCTCCCCCCGGGGGCCGCTTCACCGCTCGCTTCCCGTTCAGCTGCCAGCTGGCCCCTCCCCATCAGTAACGGATATGTCTGCCAGCCACTACCTTGGCGAGTGGTGTGGCGCTGCCTGTGGGGTACATCATTTACCCATGCGTGTCGATATTCCCGGGTGTGAGTGGCGTGGACTGCGCAGCCTGTTGGGTGCTGTGGACGAACCGCTTTTCTTTCTGGTGGGGCGAGCGATGCAGGTGGCGAACTGGGATCTTGACCATCGCTTCTGTGGCCGCTGCGGCATCCAGACGGTTTACCATTCCAGGGACCGCGCGCGTGTCTGTACCCACTGTTCTCTGGCGGTATACCCCCGCATCTCCCCGTGTGTCATCATGCTGGTTACTCGCGGCGATGAATGCCTTTTGGCTCGCCATACCCGTCACCCTCATGCCCTGTATACCGCGCTCGCCGGGTTTATCGAGCCGGGGGAGAGTGCAGAGCAGGCGCTGGCTCGTGAAGTGCGAGAGGAGGTGGGTCTCGAAACGGGGGCTGTGCGCTATATCGGTAGCCAGTCGTGGCCGTTTCCCGGGCAGCTGATGATCGGTTACCTGGCGGAGGTGGCCGGCGGTGCATTGGTTCCCGATCAGGAAGAGATTTCCGAAGCTCGCTGGTTTAACCGGTCAGAGATACCACAAGCTATCCCGCCGGCAGAAACGCTGTCGGGGCAGTTGATTCGAACATTTATTGAAATGGGGTGA
- a CDS encoding YhdH/YhfP family quinone oxidoreductase: MSDNTFRAVLVEEVATGKYDQSIVTRGPADLPANAVRIGVSHSALNYKDALSAFGNRAVTREYPHTPGIDAVGTVLTDDSERFTPGDRVIVTGYDLGMNTSGGLAEQISVPAEWVAPLPEGLSPREAMILGTAGLTAALCVEKLLEAGARPEDGEVLVTGATGGVGSIAVALLGKLGFKVAAVTGKLESAEFLTSLGAWKVLDRETLAPFADKAIAKPLWAWAVDTVGGETLFNVIKCLKYGGGVAACGMASGSQFQANVFPFILRGISLLGVDSVELPLQKKSDVWEKLAGEWYIGEQLDKIAEDISLDQAPEFLARLHRGHGIGRYVVDMAR; this comes from the coding sequence ATGTCTGACAACACATTTCGCGCAGTGCTGGTAGAGGAGGTTGCCACGGGTAAATACGATCAATCGATTGTTACCCGCGGGCCTGCCGACTTGCCAGCAAACGCCGTTCGAATTGGCGTCTCTCACTCCGCCCTGAACTACAAAGACGCCTTGTCAGCGTTCGGTAACCGCGCGGTCACCAGGGAGTATCCGCATACCCCGGGTATCGATGCTGTGGGCACGGTGCTCACAGACGACAGCGAGCGATTTACCCCGGGTGATCGGGTTATCGTGACCGGCTATGACCTTGGGATGAATACGTCCGGAGGGCTCGCCGAGCAGATATCAGTGCCGGCTGAATGGGTGGCGCCGCTTCCTGAGGGACTTTCGCCGCGTGAGGCCATGATTCTCGGTACGGCAGGACTCACGGCGGCCCTGTGTGTTGAGAAATTACTGGAGGCCGGTGCGCGCCCCGAAGATGGCGAGGTTCTGGTGACCGGTGCCACCGGAGGCGTCGGTTCTATCGCGGTGGCGCTGTTGGGCAAGTTAGGCTTCAAGGTGGCTGCGGTCACTGGCAAGCTCGAGTCCGCGGAATTCCTCACCAGCCTGGGGGCATGGAAGGTGCTCGACCGGGAAACCCTGGCCCCGTTTGCTGACAAGGCCATTGCCAAGCCTCTATGGGCCTGGGCGGTGGATACGGTTGGCGGCGAGACACTCTTTAATGTCATCAAGTGCCTGAAGTATGGCGGCGGTGTCGCTGCCTGTGGTATGGCTTCTGGTTCCCAGTTCCAGGCCAATGTATTTCCCTTTATTCTCCGCGGCATCAGTCTCCTTGGCGTCGATAGTGTCGAGTTACCACTGCAGAAGAAATCAGACGTGTGGGAAAAACTTGCCGGTGAGTGGTACATCGGAGAGCAGCTGGACAAAATCGCTGAAGATATCTCACTCGATCAGGCGCCAGAGTTTCTCGCTCGCCTGCATCGCGGACACGGTATCGGACGCTATGTTGTGGATATGGCCAGGTAA
- the sohB gene encoding protease SohB yields the protein MEFLSEYGLFLAKVVTIVVALLVVIGIIVANRAHMKDRQPGHIAVTHLNDRYEDMKEALLEAVMDDADYAERKKQLEKDRKAEAKAHAKKRKAELKAQAKARKENKHSDTGNPREVKALEQAEADAEAGAAPDSTVAESDMDKSDTRKRLFVVHFDGDIKASALSNLREEITAILQVAHKDDEVVVSLESPGGMVANYGLAASQLARVRSAGVKLTIAVDKVAASGGYMMACVADRILAAPFAMLGSIGVVAQLPNFHRLLQRNDVDFELFTAGEYKRTVTMFGENTAEGKEKFQSDLEEIHTLFQHFVSEYRPQLDIAKVATGEVWFGQRALDLALVDELKTSDEYLTSRAQNADLYQVEYKERQNIAKKIGFATQSGIESALARLFSRLAAWRHQAQ from the coding sequence GTGGAATTTCTCAGTGAATATGGACTGTTTCTGGCAAAGGTGGTGACCATTGTTGTGGCGCTGCTGGTGGTGATCGGGATTATTGTTGCCAACAGGGCGCACATGAAAGACCGGCAGCCGGGACATATCGCGGTGACACACCTGAATGACCGTTACGAGGATATGAAAGAAGCGCTGCTTGAGGCAGTCATGGACGATGCGGACTATGCCGAACGTAAAAAGCAGCTGGAAAAGGACCGCAAAGCAGAGGCGAAAGCCCATGCAAAAAAACGCAAGGCCGAACTGAAGGCGCAGGCCAAGGCGCGAAAGGAAAACAAACATTCTGACACCGGTAATCCCCGGGAAGTGAAGGCGCTGGAGCAGGCCGAAGCTGACGCAGAGGCCGGTGCAGCGCCGGATTCAACCGTCGCCGAGAGCGATATGGACAAGTCCGACACCCGCAAGCGGCTGTTTGTCGTGCACTTTGATGGCGATATTAAAGCCAGTGCACTGTCGAACCTGCGTGAGGAAATTACCGCGATTTTGCAGGTAGCCCATAAAGACGACGAAGTCGTCGTCAGTCTCGAGAGTCCGGGCGGGATGGTTGCCAATTACGGGCTGGCCGCAAGCCAATTGGCGCGGGTGCGCAGTGCCGGTGTCAAATTGACGATTGCGGTCGATAAAGTCGCTGCCAGTGGCGGCTACATGATGGCCTGCGTGGCAGACCGTATTCTGGCCGCGCCCTTCGCTATGCTCGGCTCCATCGGGGTAGTTGCGCAACTGCCAAACTTCCACCGGCTGTTGCAGCGTAACGATGTGGATTTTGAGCTGTTTACCGCTGGGGAATACAAACGCACCGTCACCATGTTTGGAGAAAACACGGCGGAAGGGAAAGAGAAATTCCAGAGTGACCTGGAAGAGATCCATACACTGTTCCAGCACTTTGTCTCCGAATATCGTCCACAACTGGATATCGCAAAAGTGGCTACCGGCGAAGTGTGGTTTGGTCAGCGCGCTCTCGATCTCGCGCTGGTGGACGAGCTCAAAACCTCGGACGAGTACCTGACGTCCCGCGCGCAAAACGCAGACCTGTACCAGGTGGAGTACAAAGAGCGACAGAACATTGCCAAGAAAATTGGTTTTGCCACTCAGTCTGGTATCGAGAGCGCGCTCGCGCGATTGTTTTCCCGGCTGGCGGCCTGGCGCCATCAGGCACAGTAA
- the gloB gene encoding hydroxyacylglutathione hydrolase, whose protein sequence is MITIRPIPAFNDNYIWHLQQGRENWVIDPGDSTPVLRALGDAALHGILLTHHHLDHTGGVKSLTDQFDCSVYGPGSIEGVTKPLTDGDKFSLMGCDWEVLSVPGHTLDHIALLLHQPDGNHLFCGDTLFAAGCGRLFEGTPEQMHHSLSRLAALPPSTRVYCAHEYTLANLAFAQAVEPGNHDIEDRIASARSARAKNQPTLPSTISSELKTNPFLRTQSPEVRARVASHGGSPDGTPVEIFASLRQWKDNF, encoded by the coding sequence ATGATCACAATCCGCCCGATACCGGCATTTAATGACAACTATATCTGGCATTTACAGCAAGGTCGCGAAAACTGGGTGATAGACCCGGGGGATTCCACTCCGGTTCTACGGGCCCTCGGAGACGCTGCGCTGCATGGCATACTGCTTACCCACCACCACCTCGACCATACTGGCGGGGTGAAATCCCTGACGGATCAATTTGACTGCTCGGTCTATGGGCCGGGATCGATCGAAGGGGTGACCAAACCGCTTACCGATGGCGACAAGTTCTCGCTGATGGGCTGCGACTGGGAGGTGCTATCCGTCCCCGGTCATACTCTCGATCACATCGCGCTGTTGCTTCACCAGCCGGACGGCAATCATCTTTTTTGCGGCGACACTCTCTTCGCCGCGGGCTGCGGCCGTCTGTTCGAGGGAACACCGGAGCAGATGCACCACTCGCTGTCGAGGTTGGCAGCCCTGCCCCCGAGCACGCGCGTCTACTGCGCGCACGAGTACACCCTGGCCAATCTCGCATTTGCACAGGCGGTTGAGCCGGGTAACCACGACATAGAAGACCGCATCGCCTCTGCGCGCTCCGCTCGCGCGAAGAACCAGCCAACCCTGCCCTCCACCATCAGCAGCGAACTCAAAACCAACCCTTTTCTCCGTACCCAGTCGCCGGAAGTCCGTGCACGGGTGGCTTCTCATGGCGGCAGCCCGGATGGCACACCTGTAGAAATATTCGCCAGTTTACGTCAATGGAAGGACAATTTTTGA
- a CDS encoding class I SAM-dependent methyltransferase, giving the protein MGRKAGRKPLFYRGKVQTPPLAQSCASLGDWFESALGQEILTQQLALAQPLVEGLFGYHLMQASVARQVDFAACSRINHRFRLSPCKDGGGAALVEFEQLPLPSESIDVAVLHHLLDFSPHPHQVLREAARVLIPGGHMVLIGFNPFSLLGLSRIFRSSSAYQSGNQLRAARVADWMNLLDLQAEPVERGFFRLPLQHSDLLAKTAWMERMGNRWHLPCGGFYIIVARKEVARMRTIKLNWHGDKKPVLSAVPSSPRVAANSRHRSRDQSRHKKR; this is encoded by the coding sequence ATGGGCAGAAAAGCGGGCCGGAAACCCCTGTTCTACCGCGGTAAGGTTCAGACCCCGCCGCTGGCTCAGTCCTGCGCCAGCCTGGGTGACTGGTTTGAAAGTGCATTGGGGCAGGAGATCCTGACCCAGCAACTGGCGCTTGCTCAACCACTCGTGGAAGGGTTGTTTGGATACCATCTGATGCAGGCGAGTGTGGCGCGGCAGGTAGACTTTGCCGCCTGTAGCCGGATTAACCACCGGTTCCGCCTCAGCCCCTGTAAGGACGGCGGTGGCGCGGCTCTTGTGGAGTTTGAACAGTTGCCACTGCCATCTGAGTCCATAGATGTGGCGGTACTTCATCACCTGCTGGATTTCTCTCCTCACCCGCACCAGGTGCTGCGCGAGGCTGCGCGCGTGCTGATACCGGGTGGACATATGGTCCTGATTGGTTTTAACCCGTTTTCACTGCTTGGGTTGTCGCGGATTTTTCGCTCCTCCAGTGCGTACCAGTCGGGCAACCAGCTGCGCGCTGCACGAGTGGCAGACTGGATGAACCTGCTCGATCTGCAGGCCGAGCCGGTAGAGCGAGGCTTTTTCCGCTTGCCGCTACAGCACTCGGACCTGCTGGCAAAGACTGCCTGGATGGAGCGCATGGGGAACCGCTGGCACTTGCCCTGTGGGGGCTTTTACATCATAGTCGCGCGCAAAGAAGTGGCGCGGATGCGCACAATAAAGCTCAATTGGCACGGGGATAAAAAGCCGGTCCTGAGCGCCGTGCCGAGTAGTCCGCGGGTGGCGGCCAACAGCCGTCACCGGAGCCGCGACCAGAGCCGCCACAAAAAGCGCTAG
- a CDS encoding cation/multidrug efflux pump has protein sequence MYIAITFLIAFVALLLVFWGGKVLLKGNWLLGFVRGTVGLVLLAGALMIVLLALDVYSYRNLAQEHSVGTVSFERLDNQHFMVKFADEDGISQEFELYGDQWQLDARMLKWKGVLARWGIEPAYRLDRLSGRYLTLQDERNKERSVYSLSQSEHGVDVWSMLRDMDNRVPMVDAVYGSATFLPMQDGAVYEVRISHTGLLARPLNQQARSALNEWQ, from the coding sequence ATGTATATCGCCATTACGTTTCTGATCGCCTTTGTTGCCCTGTTGCTGGTGTTCTGGGGCGGCAAGGTACTTTTGAAGGGCAACTGGTTACTGGGTTTTGTGCGTGGGACGGTCGGGCTGGTGTTGTTGGCGGGAGCGCTGATGATCGTACTGCTGGCTCTGGACGTATACAGCTACCGTAACCTGGCACAAGAACACAGTGTCGGAACCGTGAGTTTTGAGCGCCTGGATAACCAGCACTTTATGGTGAAGTTTGCCGATGAAGACGGTATCTCCCAAGAGTTTGAGTTGTACGGGGATCAGTGGCAACTGGATGCGCGGATGCTGAAGTGGAAAGGGGTATTGGCGCGGTGGGGTATTGAGCCTGCGTACCGCCTGGATCGTCTCAGCGGTCGTTACCTCACACTTCAGGATGAGCGCAACAAAGAGCGCTCGGTATACTCGCTGAGCCAGAGTGAACACGGTGTTGATGTATGGAGCATGCTGCGCGACATGGATAACCGGGTACCAATGGTGGACGCGGTTTACGGTAGTGCTACCTTCCTGCCCATGCAGGATGGTGCTGTTTATGAGGTGCGTATCAGCCACACTGGTCTGCTGGCTCGGCCGCTTAACCAGCAGGCGCGCTCTGCTCTGAATGAATGGCAATAG
- a CDS encoding patatin-like phospholipase family protein: MSVNIPPPSQIVDAGALVLSGGGARAAYQVGVLKALAELTPDTESHPFKIICGTSAGAVNALLLATHPGTFKEAVARLCDLWMGLTVDQIYCSNWSSLLGNVLTISRSFFNHGVARRKPLALLDNGPLRELVSEVIPFANIQRNIDEGWLRAVSVNAMSYSEGESVSFFQGSDDLLEWRRFRRCGERTQLTVEHLMASAAIPTLFPSVKIGEDYFGDGAVRQLAPISPALHLGASRVFVVGVSDNRSPVHWGKRRKVAKHSPSLAQIGGQLFNAAFIDSLEGDLEHLDRVNLLLDSVEDKVLPGLAPLRAVESAVIEPSQSLDRIAGRKVRYLPPALRWLFRSTGATTSGGGASAASYLLFEKPYLGELMELGYQDAMWEQEKLRDFLRPRTQLVQAQQKGLFGIRVKPATEAKDGNTSS; the protein is encoded by the coding sequence TTGTCGGTAAACATTCCGCCTCCCTCTCAAATAGTCGATGCCGGCGCACTGGTGCTGTCGGGCGGTGGCGCGCGTGCCGCCTATCAGGTTGGTGTGCTCAAGGCCCTGGCTGAACTGACCCCGGATACGGAATCACACCCGTTTAAAATCATCTGCGGCACCTCCGCTGGAGCGGTGAATGCACTGCTTCTGGCTACGCACCCCGGCACTTTCAAGGAGGCCGTGGCGCGCCTGTGCGATCTGTGGATGGGGCTCACGGTTGACCAGATATATTGCAGTAACTGGAGCAGCTTGCTCGGTAACGTTCTGACCATTTCGCGCTCTTTTTTCAATCACGGCGTTGCCCGCCGCAAGCCCCTGGCGCTGTTGGACAATGGGCCACTGCGCGAGTTGGTGAGCGAGGTGATCCCGTTTGCGAACATCCAGCGCAACATTGATGAGGGATGGCTGCGGGCCGTCAGTGTCAATGCGATGTCCTACAGCGAGGGCGAATCAGTCAGCTTTTTCCAGGGAAGTGATGATCTGCTGGAGTGGCGGCGGTTTCGCCGGTGCGGAGAGAGAACGCAGCTTACGGTCGAACACCTGATGGCTTCCGCTGCCATTCCGACATTGTTCCCGTCGGTGAAAATCGGGGAAGATTATTTCGGCGATGGCGCCGTGCGGCAACTGGCGCCGATCAGTCCCGCGCTGCACCTTGGAGCCTCGCGGGTATTTGTGGTGGGGGTGTCAGACAACCGTTCTCCGGTTCACTGGGGCAAGCGCCGCAAAGTGGCGAAGCACTCACCGTCGCTGGCACAAATAGGCGGGCAGTTGTTCAACGCAGCGTTTATCGACAGTTTGGAAGGAGATCTTGAGCACCTCGACAGGGTCAATTTACTGCTGGACTCTGTAGAAGATAAGGTGCTCCCGGGGCTTGCACCGCTTCGTGCGGTTGAATCCGCAGTGATCGAACCCAGCCAAAGCCTGGATCGTATCGCCGGGCGCAAGGTTCGCTACCTGCCACCAGCACTGCGCTGGCTGTTTCGATCTACCGGGGCCACTACGTCCGGAGGCGGCGCTTCAGCTGCCAGTTACCTCTTGTTTGAAAAGCCCTATCTGGGCGAGCTTATGGAGTTGGGCTATCAGGATGCCATGTGGGAGCAGGAAAAATTACGCGATTTCCTTCGCCCCCGCACGCAACTGGTTCAGGCGCAACAGAAAGGTCTATTTGGAATCCGGGTTAAACCGGCAACGGAAGCAAAAGATGGCAACACATCCTCATAA
- a CDS encoding DUF4919 domain-containing protein — protein MATHPHKPILNFRGVVLRTLAISVAATLAACSGQGMKEAVDEPGLRKQNQSEYRQLLEEAYQLSFTLDFDRLRKAYVQSSEYNPYGGVKLEGLPEAYSSVESADFDGCLRNVDRVLKYNYMSLEAHMIGVVCSGQAGEFEREDLHRYMVEGLMTSIENSGDGKSQESAFQTISTSELRGFVRLKGLQVLDQSIVYDKQGIYDKMQVRDPESGEEYPLFFNVSQQFAQGSEGE, from the coding sequence ATGGCAACACATCCTCATAAACCGATTCTCAACTTCCGCGGGGTTGTTTTGCGGACACTGGCGATAAGTGTGGCTGCTACGCTGGCCGCTTGTAGTGGTCAGGGGATGAAGGAGGCAGTCGACGAGCCGGGCTTACGCAAGCAGAATCAGAGTGAATACCGCCAGTTGCTGGAAGAAGCCTACCAGCTTAGTTTCACCCTGGATTTTGATCGCCTGCGCAAGGCCTATGTACAATCCTCCGAGTACAACCCTTATGGTGGCGTAAAACTGGAGGGATTACCGGAGGCCTATAGCTCGGTGGAGAGCGCGGATTTTGATGGCTGCCTGCGCAATGTGGATCGGGTGCTCAAATACAATTATATGAGCCTGGAGGCACATATGATTGGTGTCGTGTGCAGCGGGCAGGCGGGAGAATTTGAGCGCGAAGACCTTCATCGATATATGGTAGAGGGGTTAATGACCTCTATTGAAAATAGTGGCGATGGAAAGTCTCAGGAAAGTGCCTTCCAGACGATCAGTACATCCGAGCTGCGGGGCTTTGTTCGCCTTAAGGGGCTTCAGGTTCTGGACCAGTCTATCGTCTACGATAAGCAGGGCATCTACGACAAAATGCAGGTGCGAGACCCTGAGTCGGGCGAAGAGTACCCGCTGTTTTTCAATGTCAGTCAGCAGTTCGCGCAGGGTTCCGAGGGAGAGTAA
- the dnaQ gene encoding DNA polymerase III subunit epsilon, with the protein MRQVVLDTETTGLDPKSGHRIIEIGCVELINRKLTGRHYHQYINPEREVDDGAIEVHGITNEFLADKPVFSQVADEFMAFCEGAELVIHNAPFDVGFIDAELKRLGSPRWQAVASHCGVLDTLTLAREKHPGQKNNLDALCKRYFVDNSQRDLHGALLDAEILADVYLLMTGGQTDLALAGSGNGNEEGEDQEDRQAEAGTIRRLSADRAPLTVLAASADEAQAHAEFLSLLEKAAGKHYW; encoded by the coding sequence ATGCGTCAGGTCGTACTTGATACTGAAACCACTGGTCTGGACCCGAAGTCTGGCCACCGCATCATCGAAATCGGCTGTGTTGAGCTGATCAATCGCAAGCTGACCGGAAGGCACTACCACCAGTACATCAATCCGGAACGGGAAGTGGATGATGGTGCGATCGAAGTCCACGGTATCACCAACGAATTCCTCGCAGACAAGCCGGTTTTTTCTCAGGTCGCTGATGAATTTATGGCGTTCTGTGAAGGCGCCGAGCTGGTGATACACAATGCCCCCTTTGACGTCGGCTTTATCGACGCAGAGCTGAAGCGTCTCGGCAGTCCGCGCTGGCAGGCTGTTGCCTCACACTGCGGTGTACTGGATACCCTGACTCTGGCGCGTGAAAAGCACCCGGGGCAAAAAAACAACCTGGATGCACTGTGTAAGCGGTACTTTGTAGATAACTCCCAGCGGGATCTACACGGCGCTCTGCTCGATGCGGAAATTCTCGCCGATGTCTACCTGCTGATGACCGGCGGGCAGACGGATCTGGCGCTCGCCGGTTCGGGCAACGGCAATGAAGAGGGGGAAGACCAGGAAGACCGGCAGGCAGAAGCGGGCACCATTCGTCGATTGAGCGCTGACCGCGCGCCGCTGACTGTTTTGGCTGCCAGCGCGGATGAAGCGCAGGCGCATGCCGAGTTCCTCTCGTTACTGGAAAAGGCGGCGGGCAAGCATTACTGGTGA
- the nhaB gene encoding sodium/proton antiporter NhaB: MNALNDIMPSASAGIGRAFTANFLGEAPEWYKLTIAVFLIINPILLYTTSPFITGWVLIGEFIFTLAMALKCYPLQPGGLLAIEAVLLGMTSSESVFHEVNENIQVILLLMFMVAGIYFMKNLLLHVFTKLLINVRSKTALSLLFCGVSAILSAFLDALTVTAVLIAVAVGFYAVYHKVASNRQAHPEHDHSKDDEVVEYHRSDLDQFRSFLRSLIMHGAVGTALGGVCTLVGEPQNLLIAEKAGWNFVQFFINMTPVTMPALAAGLITCVLLEKTGICGYGAKLPDAVRGVLANFAAEQERKRTSRDTIELWVQGVVAIILVLSLAFHVAEVGIIGLMVIVLLTAFNGVIQEARIGHAFEEALPFTALLVVFFAIVAVIHEQHLFEPVTHFVLSLEPEQQPGMLFLANGILSMISDNVFVATVYINEVKSALAAGEITREHFDKLAIAINTGTNLPSVATPNGQAAFLFLLTSALAPLIRLSYGRMVIMALPYTIVLTVVALTCVIYAL; encoded by the coding sequence ATGAACGCTCTCAATGACATCATGCCAAGCGCAAGCGCCGGTATCGGCCGCGCCTTTACCGCAAACTTTCTCGGCGAAGCTCCCGAATGGTACAAGCTCACCATTGCCGTTTTTTTGATCATCAACCCAATTCTCCTCTATACCACTTCACCCTTTATCACCGGATGGGTTCTCATCGGTGAGTTTATTTTCACGCTCGCCATGGCCCTCAAGTGCTACCCACTGCAGCCAGGCGGCCTGCTAGCCATCGAAGCCGTGCTTCTGGGGATGACCAGCAGTGAATCCGTGTTTCATGAAGTGAACGAAAACATCCAGGTAATCCTGCTGCTGATGTTCATGGTTGCGGGCATCTACTTCATGAAGAACCTGCTGCTGCATGTGTTCACTAAATTACTGATCAACGTCCGTTCAAAAACCGCACTGTCCCTGCTGTTTTGCGGTGTGTCGGCAATCCTGTCGGCATTTCTCGATGCCCTGACAGTGACCGCGGTATTGATTGCTGTAGCGGTCGGTTTTTATGCGGTATACCACAAGGTGGCGTCCAATCGGCAGGCGCATCCAGAACACGACCACTCAAAGGATGACGAGGTTGTCGAGTACCACCGGTCTGATCTGGACCAGTTCCGCTCATTCCTCCGCAGCCTGATTATGCACGGCGCCGTGGGCACCGCTCTGGGCGGTGTTTGCACACTGGTTGGCGAGCCGCAAAACCTGCTGATCGCGGAGAAAGCCGGCTGGAATTTCGTGCAATTTTTCATCAACATGACACCGGTGACCATGCCTGCATTGGCCGCCGGGCTGATCACTTGTGTACTTCTGGAGAAAACCGGGATTTGCGGCTACGGCGCCAAGCTGCCGGATGCTGTACGCGGAGTGCTCGCAAATTTCGCCGCCGAGCAAGAGCGGAAACGCACCAGTCGCGACACTATTGAGCTGTGGGTCCAGGGGGTGGTTGCCATCATCCTTGTGCTCTCACTGGCGTTTCACGTGGCCGAGGTCGGCATTATCGGCCTGATGGTCATTGTTCTGCTGACGGCATTCAACGGCGTTATTCAGGAAGCACGTATTGGTCATGCATTCGAAGAGGCGCTCCCCTTCACCGCGTTGCTGGTGGTATTTTTTGCCATCGTGGCCGTTATTCACGAGCAGCACCTGTTTGAACCGGTTACCCATTTCGTGCTCAGCCTCGAACCTGAACAACAACCCGGTATGCTGTTCCTTGCCAACGGCATTCTGTCCATGATCAGCGACAATGTATTCGTGGCGACCGTGTACATCAACGAAGTGAAATCGGCTCTGGCCGCCGGCGAGATCACCCGCGAGCATTTCGACAAACTGGCCATCGCCATTAATACCGGCACCAACCTGCCCAGCGTTGCCACACCGAATGGTCAGGCAGCCTTCCTGTTCCTGCTGACATCGGCCCTGGCGCCACTGATCCGGCTGTCCTATGGACGCATGGTGATCATGGCCCTGCCATACACTATTGTGCTGACCGTCGTTGCCCTCACCTGCGTGATTTACGCCCTGTAA